From Deinococcus terrestris, a single genomic window includes:
- a CDS encoding endonuclease domain-containing protein, whose protein sequence is MTPKVTRTCARCGQAFALSRARVGSPYASFCSNECITAHKVQLAHLRSSDLERLFGDHLREAGLAFVAQYPLGPYVVDLAFPQVRLLVEVDGEAYHSSPQAQARDDRKEQLAAAEGWRFLRIPQFVIERHPQEAVRTVVEAYLSS, encoded by the coding sequence ATGACCCCCAAGGTGACGCGCACCTGCGCCCGCTGCGGCCAAGCCTTCGCCCTTTCCCGTGCTCGGGTCGGCAGCCCGTACGCCTCCTTCTGCTCGAACGAGTGCATCACCGCTCACAAGGTGCAGCTGGCCCACCTGCGGTCGAGCGACCTGGAACGTCTGTTCGGTGACCACCTGCGGGAAGCCGGTCTGGCTTTTGTCGCGCAGTACCCCCTGGGGCCCTACGTGGTCGACCTGGCGTTTCCACAGGTCCGCCTACTGGTCGAGGTCGATGGCGAGGCCTACCATTCTTCACCCCAGGCACAGGCACGTGACGACCGCAAAGAGCAACTGGCTGCCGCAGAGGGGTGGCGCTTCCTGCGAATCCCTCAGTTCGTGATCGAGCGGCACCCGCAGGAAGCCGTTCGCACCGTGGTCGAGGCGTACCTCTCCAGCTGA
- a CDS encoding helix-turn-helix domain-containing protein encodes MTPHPLRLRFAQNVRALRKARGLTQEVLAELSGLHFTYIGGIERGERNLGIDNIGRIADAFGLDAAELLRPESETLVDSGSGPRKS; translated from the coding sequence GTGACTCCGCATCCCCTGCGTCTTCGGTTCGCTCAGAATGTTCGTGCTCTTCGCAAGGCCCGTGGGCTGACCCAGGAGGTCCTGGCAGAGCTGAGCGGGCTGCACTTCACCTACATCGGAGGCATCGAGCGGGGGGAGCGCAATCTGGGCATCGACAACATCGGCCGCATTGCCGATGCCTTCGGACTGGACGCGGCAGAGCTGCTGAGGCCGGAATCAGAGACCCTGGTTGACTCCGGCAGTGGTCCCCGGAAGAGTTAA